The sequence below is a genomic window from Lelliottia sp. JS-SCA-14.
CGAATCCTCCGTCGGCATTTTGTACGGCGAGACACTGCCACGCCGTGCGGCTACCGTCATCGAACTTCACATTGCCGGTATAACAGAGCGTCAGCACGCCATTGTTATCGACCGCGCTGCCGGAATAGCAGCCGCTGCGGTCATACTCTTCGTCGGGCATCAGCGCCATGGGCTCATGCTGCCACTGCACTAAATCCTCTGAGCTCCAGTGGCCCCAGCATTTATAGCGATGATCGCAACCCAGCGGATTCCACTGATAAAACAGATGGTAACGTCCGGCATGCCAGATAAAACCGTTGGGGTCGTTCATCAGACCGGTCACGGGCGCGGGATGCCACTGCGGGTAGTGGCTATCCTCTAACGCACGCGGTTGCCCTTTCATGACGGCCTGCAAAACGGCAGGCCAGCGGGAAGGAAGCGTCATTATTCTGAGTCCGTTTTGTATTTCAGCAGTAATGAGACCGCAAAGGCGACGCCGAATGCGATCACCATTCCAATAATATAGTTAAGCAGCGAGTTCGCCTGCACGATCGCCATGCCCGGGATCGCGGTCAGCCCGACCGCCGTCATGTAAACATGTACCGATACGACCCAGGCACCGCCCGCGGCACCGCCGATCAGCGCGGCAATAAACGGCTTCACAAAGCGCAGGTTGATACCAAAAATAGCCGCTTCGGTGATGCCCAGCATCGCCGAAAACGCCGACGGCAGCGTGATCGCTTTAATTTTGGCATCTTTCGTTTTGAACCATACCGCCAAACAGGCTCCGCCCTGCGCGACGTTCGCCATCGCCCAAATCGGCAGCAGGAAATTCACGCCAATCGACGGATTGCCCAACAGCCCCGCTTCAATCGCATGAAAACTATGGTGAATCCCGGTAATGACGATAACCGAATACAACCCGCCAAACAGCAGTCCGGCCAGCCATCCGGCATGGGCAATCAGGGTGCTTAAAATAAACGAAATACCATCGCCCAGCGCGCGGCCTGCCGGGCCAATAATCAGTAATGCGATAAAGCCGGAGATAATCACGGTCAGGAATGGGGTCAGGATCAGATCCAGCGCATCCGGGATCACACGGCGAAGCTGTTTCTCGACGAGGCTCATAAACCACACCGCCAGCAGCACCGGAAACACTGTTCCCTGGTAGCCGATCATGGCAATTTCAAAGCCGAAAAAGTCCATGGTATGGAAACCGGAGGCCACACCCCAGGCGTTGGTTAGCGCCGGGTGAGTCAGGATCCCACCGAGCGTGGCGCCAAGATAGGGGTTGCCGCCAAATTCTCGGGCGGCGGTAAAACCAATCAGGATCGGCAGAATAATAAACGCCGCCGAACTACACATGTCGAGCATGATGTAGATGGCGTTATCCGCATTCACCCACCCGTAGGTTTTGACCATGCCGAGCAGACCCATCAGCAGGCCGGATGCCACAATGGCAGGAATAATCGGCACAAAGATATTCGACAGCAGTCGTGCAATTCGCTGGAATGGGTTCAGTTTACGCGCGGCGATGTCGGCCGCTTCCGACTTGCTTGACTCGCCAATACCGGTGGCCTGAATAAACGCCGCATAGACTTTGTTGACCACGCCGGTACCAAAAATAACCTGCATCTGG
It includes:
- a CDS encoding sucrose-specific PTS transporter subunit IIBC, producing MDFDNIARALIPLLGGKENIASAAHCATRLRLVLVDDALADQQAIGQVEGVKGCFRNAGQMQVIFGTGVVNKVYAAFIQATGIGESSKSEAADIAARKLNPFQRIARLLSNIFVPIIPAIVASGLLMGLLGMVKTYGWVNADNAIYIMLDMCSSAAFIILPILIGFTAAREFGGNPYLGATLGGILTHPALTNAWGVASGFHTMDFFGFEIAMIGYQGTVFPVLLAVWFMSLVEKQLRRVIPDALDLILTPFLTVIISGFIALLIIGPAGRALGDGISFILSTLIAHAGWLAGLLFGGLYSVIVITGIHHSFHAIEAGLLGNPSIGVNFLLPIWAMANVAQGGACLAVWFKTKDAKIKAITLPSAFSAMLGITEAAIFGINLRFVKPFIAALIGGAAGGAWVVSVHVYMTAVGLTAIPGMAIVQANSLLNYIIGMVIAFGVAFAVSLLLKYKTDSE